Below is a window of Lebetimonas sp. JH292 DNA.
GAAGAATATGAGCAAAAAGCTGAAGCAATGGAATATGACAGGGATATTGCCAAAGTAAGTATTGTCGGGGTCGGTATGAAATCCCACAGCGGTGTTGCGGCAACAGCATTTAAAACCTTGGCTGATGAAAATATAAATATATTAATGATTTCTACGAGTGAAATTAAAATTTCAATGATAATAAATGAAAAATACGGGGAACTGGCTGTTAGAAGTTTACACAAAGCTTATAATCTGGATAAATAATGGATTTAAACGAGTTTACTTTAAAATATATAAGAGAAAAAAACTTAAAATGGATGGAAGAGAAAAGGCTGGAATGGATTCCTTTAATCAGTGAATTTCTTTCTCAGGTGATTGAAGGAAAATGTGTTTTAATTATAACCGATTACAAAAGAAAATGGCTTAGAGATTATATTCTCCAGAAAATAAATAATTTTCAGGATTTTAAGCCGTCTTTTATTCCTTTTTTTGACCTGATTTCCTTTGTGCCCCAAATAGAGTATGCAAAAACGAACGAACATTTTGATTTAATAGAAGATATGCTCAATATTACTTTTAATGAAAATTATATTTTCTGGTATATCGGTGTGGAAACCCCTATGCTTAAATTTGCAAGGCGCAAAGAAAATTCTTTTTTCTGGATAATGGATATGGATTTGCATAAAAACTTCTTTTTAAAATCTATCGATGAAAATCTTGATTTAAAACTTTTACATTTAACGGATTTATTGAATGAAACCTTAAAAGCGGTTATTTTCGGTGAGGTTGAACTTTGAATAAAATAATCGTTACAAACGATTTGGAAAAATGTATAAATGAAATTAAATATGATGAAAAGATTATAACAGATGAATTTAAAGTTGAAAATGTAAAAGAGCTTAAAGAAATTTCCTATCTTACAAGCAAAAATGAAAAAACCATTTTAATTGCCGCAAAAAAATATAATCTAATTTCTCAAAACGCTCTTTTGAAAATACTTGAAGAACCTCCTCCAAATACTGCTTTTATACTGGCCGTGACATCAAAATATTCATTGCTTGAGACTATAAAATCAAGACTTCCCATCGAATATAAAATTTTTAAAAAAGTAACAGATATAAATGTTGATTTAAGTAAAATAAATAATGATTTGATTTTCGATTTATTGCAAAAAGATTTAAATAAAGATGAAATTAAAGCAATTTGTTATGATTTGATTAATAAAAAAAATTTAAAAAAAGAGCTGAATGTTTTAAGCAATGCTATAAAAATGCTTGAATTGAACATTGAAAAAAAAGCGGTTTTGGCTTATATAATGCTTTATTTCAAAGGAAAATAATGAAAATTTATAAATTAAACAGCGAAATTGATTTGGCTAAAGTTATGCAAAAAATGGGAGTGGACAAAGTAGGCATTGAAATAATGAAAAAAAAGCGTTCTGTTTATATTTTTTATATTAAAAACATAAATTGTGCCGCTGCAAATATTCTAAAACAGGACGCTTTAAGCATTGGTGCCGAACTTGCTGTTCCCATAGGGGCTCCAAACTGCAAAAACAAATATTTTGATGCGCTTTTGTTATGTAATGAAAAACATTTAATTACACTTTCCAAAAAAGAGCTTACTCAGCCGTTTGGGTTGAAAGATTTGGCAAAACAGCTTAAAAATTTTGTAAATCTTCCTAAATTTCCTTTGAAAATTATGGGGGTTATTAATGCGAATGAAGATTCTTTTTTTGAAGGCAGCAGATTCAAAGGAAATGAAGCCGTTAAGCAGATTGAAAAAATGATTGACGAAGGTGCGGATATAATTGACTTAGGCGGGGTTTCATCCAGACCCGGAAGTGTTTATCCCGGGGTGGAAGAAGAATTAAAGAGGGTCTCCCCTATAATTGATGAAATTTATAAACATAAATTATATGAAAAAGCTGTTTTCAGTATAGATACATTTGAATCCAAAGTTTTGGAATATGCACTTGAGCGCGGTTTTAAAATAGCAAATGATATTACCGGCCTTGAAAGCGACGAATATGCCGAGGTTGCAGCTAAATATAATGCCGATGTTATTATTATGCATAAAAAAGGAATCCCAAAAGATATGCAAAAAAATCCATTTTATGAAAATGTAATTTTGGAAATCGATGAATTTTTTGAAAAAAGAATTGCAAAAGCAAAAAATTTTGGAATAAAAAATGTAATTTTGGATGTTGGAATAGGCTTTGGTAAAAGACTTGAAGATAATCTTGCGTTAATTAAGCATTTGGAGCATTTTTTGCATTTTGGATACGAGCTTTTGATAGGGGCAAGCAGAAAATCTATGATAGATATGATTATGAAAAAATATGGGATATCCACTTTTCCTTCTGAAAGACTGCCCGGTACTTTGGCAATTCATCAAGAAGCCTTTAGAAACGGGGCAAGCATTATCAGGTGTCATGATGTAAAAGAGCATTTTCAGGCTTTAAAAGTTTATGAGGCTGTTAAGGGATTTGATGTTTAGAAGGCAGATTGAATTACTTGGAAAAAAACAAAAACTGCTTGAAAATAAAAAAATTTTAATAATCGGGGCAGGGGGGCTTGGAAATGCTTTGGCCACAATAATAAGTTGTATTGGTTTAAAAAGATAATAATTATTGATTTTGACAAAATAGAAATTCACAATATCCACAGACAGATTCAGTTTACAAAAAATGATTTGGGAAAAAAGAAAGTCAGAGTTTTGGGCGAAAAAATAAAAAGATGCGATACCAAAATAGAAATTGTAGAAAATAAATTTTCAAGCGATATGAATTTTGATGTAGATTTGGTTTTTGATGCAACAGATAATTTTGAGGCCAGAGAGGAAATTGATAAATTTTCCAAAAAAAACTCTATTCCATGGGTATATACGAGCGTGGATGAATATTATGCCCAGGTGGGTTTTTTTAAAAAAACAGATTTTAACACTTTTGCAACAAAAAAACTTTTTCCCAAAGGGCAAATTCCCCCAATGGTAAGCTTAGCCGCCAGTATAGAAGCGATGGTTGGTGTAAAATATTTAATAGGCGAGCTTAAAGAAGAAATTTTATATTATATAGATTTCAGTAAAGATTTGGAAATAAAAAAATTTAAATTTTAATATTTAAAATTTGCCTAAAACCCTTGATTTTTAGAAAGTTTTTATATATAATTTCATCACCCAAAAATAATGGGCTGTCGCCAAGCGGTAAGGCACAGGACTTTGACTCCTGCATTCGGAGGTTCGAATCCTCCCAGCCCAGCCAACGGCGCGGGGTAGAGCAGTCTGGTAGCTCGTCGGGCTCATAACCCGAAGGTCGGAGGTTCAAATCCTCCCCCCGCAACCAAAAAATTTAACTTATAAAGTGTCTGTCACTAATATTGCAATTAATTAATCTTTTTTTTTTTATATTTTTTACTTTTTATTTTACATTTTTAGTTTCTAATTTATATCAATACCATATTCTTTCTAAATATAAGCCGGTTGGACTAGCCAAATGCTTGGAAATTAATTTTTCTTTGTTTAACTGTTTTTTTAGATCTTTTATATTTAGTTTTTCTTCGTTAATTTTTAAGATAAAATCCATAATTATTCTGATTTGTCCTCTTAAAAATCCGTTTCCTCTAATATTGAATACATATAAATTTTTATATTCAAATGCTTTTGCTTCATAAATTTCCCTTATATAATGATTAACACAGCTTCCGGTTTTTGCAAAATACTCAAAATCGTGCCTGCCTATTAAAAGTTTTAAAGCTTTGTTTATTTTATTTAAATTTACGGACTTATTATAAAACAGTGTATATTTTGCATTAAAAGGTGTAAATTTTTTTGTAATTAAATATCTGTAACTTCGCTGTTTTGCACTGAATCTCGGATGAAAATCCAAAGGTGCAGTTTCAATTTTTTTAAAATAAATATAAGGATACAAAATATTGTTCAAAGATTTTTTCAGTTTGTTTAAGTCCCAGAAATCAGGGGCTTCAAAGGAAATTACCTGATTCAATGCATGAACACCCTTATCGGTTCTGCCGGAATGAAAAATTTTAGTGTCTATGTTTAATTTTTCCAACGCTTTTGATATCTCAC
It encodes the following:
- the truA gene encoding tRNA pseudouridine(38-40) synthase TruA translates to MLIKAVITYDGSEFYGMQIQNNKKTVQGEISKALEKLNIDTKIFHSGRTDKGVHALNQVISFEAPDFWDLNKLKKSLNNILYPYIYFKKIETAPLDFHPRFSAKQRSYRYLITKKFTPFNAKYTLFYNKSVNLNKINKALKLLIGRHDFEYFAKTGSCVNHYIREIYEAKAFEYKNLYVFNIRGNGFLRGQIRIIMDFILKINEEKLNIKDLKKQLNKEKLISKHLASPTGLYLERIWY
- the folP gene encoding dihydropteroate synthase — encoded protein: MKIYKLNSEIDLAKVMQKMGVDKVGIEIMKKKRSVYIFYIKNINCAAANILKQDALSIGAELAVPIGAPNCKNKYFDALLLCNEKHLITLSKKELTQPFGLKDLAKQLKNFVNLPKFPLKIMGVINANEDSFFEGSRFKGNEAVKQIEKMIDEGADIIDLGGVSSRPGSVYPGVEEELKRVSPIIDEIYKHKLYEKAVFSIDTFESKVLEYALERGFKIANDITGLESDEYAEVAAKYNADVIIMHKKGIPKDMQKNPFYENVILEIDEFFEKRIAKAKNFGIKNVILDVGIGFGKRLEDNLALIKHLEHFLHFGYELLIGASRKSMIDMIMKKYGISTFPSERLPGTLAIHQEAFRNGASIIRCHDVKEHFQALKVYEAVKGFDV
- a CDS encoding ThiF family adenylyltransferase; translated protein: MFRRQIELLGKKQKLLENKKILIIGAGGLGNALATIISCIGLKR
- a CDS encoding DNA polymerase III subunit delta': MNKIIVTNDLEKCINEIKYDEKIITDEFKVENVKELKEISYLTSKNEKTILIAAKKYNLISQNALLKILEEPPPNTAFILAVTSKYSLLETIKSRLPIEYKIFKKVTDINVDLSKINNDLIFDLLQKDLNKDEIKAICYDLINKKNLKKELNVLSNAIKMLELNIEKKAVLAYIMLYFKGK
- a CDS encoding HobA family DNA replication regulator, which codes for MDLNEFTLKYIREKNLKWMEEKRLEWIPLISEFLSQVIEGKCVLIITDYKRKWLRDYILQKINNFQDFKPSFIPFFDLISFVPQIEYAKTNEHFDLIEDMLNITFNENYIFWYIGVETPMLKFARRKENSFFWIMDMDLHKNFFLKSIDENLDLKLLHLTDLLNETLKAVIFGEVEL
- a CDS encoding ThiF family adenylyltransferase, producing MYWFKKIIIIDFDKIEIHNIHRQIQFTKNDLGKKKVRVLGEKIKRCDTKIEIVENKFSSDMNFDVDLVFDATDNFEAREEIDKFSKKNSIPWVYTSVDEYYAQVGFFKKTDFNTFATKKLFPKGQIPPMVSLAASIEAMVGVKYLIGELKEEILYYIDFSKDLEIKKFKF